One segment of Deltaproteobacteria bacterium DNA contains the following:
- a CDS encoding ribonuclease PH has protein sequence MRADGRKPNQMRALKITPNYIKTADGSVLIEMGDTKVICTAKLEERVPPFLRNSGKGWITAEYGMLPGSSQQRIGRESSRGKVGGRTHEIQRLIGRSLRAVADMKSLGERTIWIDCDVIQADGGTRTASITGAYVAVATAVPGWLTKGVIKADPLKDAVAAVSIGIVDGKILLDLCYVEDSAADVDMNFVMTGAGKFIEVQGTAEHEPFTRKEMEKMAEIAQGGIKDLMKAQKKIIASVA, from the coding sequence ATGAGAGCTGATGGTAGAAAACCAAACCAGATGAGGGCTTTGAAGATTACGCCGAACTATATCAAGACAGCGGATGGTTCGGTGTTGATCGAAATGGGCGATACCAAAGTGATTTGCACGGCGAAGCTCGAAGAGCGGGTGCCGCCGTTTCTGCGCAACAGCGGCAAGGGTTGGATCACCGCGGAATACGGCATGCTGCCGGGCTCGTCGCAACAACGCATCGGCCGGGAATCGTCGCGCGGCAAGGTCGGCGGCCGGACCCACGAGATTCAACGTTTGATCGGCCGCAGCCTGCGCGCCGTCGCCGATATGAAAAGTTTGGGCGAGCGGACGATCTGGATCGACTGCGACGTGATTCAAGCCGACGGCGGCACCCGCACGGCGTCGATCACCGGCGCCTATGTGGCGGTGGCCACGGCAGTGCCCGGTTGGTTGACAAAGGGCGTTATCAAAGCCGATCCGCTCAAAGATGCCGTCGCCGCTGTGAGTATCGGCATCGTCGACGGCAAGATCTTATTGGACCTGTGCTACGTCGAAGATAGCGCGGCCGATGTCGATATGAACTTTGTTATGACCGGCGCGGGAAAGTTCATCGAAGTCCAAGGCACCGCCGAGCACGAGCCGTTTACGCGTAAAGAAATGGAAAAGATGGCGGAGATCGCCCAGGGTGGGATCAAGGATTTGATGAAAGCGCAGAAGAAAATCATCGCGAGTGTGGCTTGA
- a CDS encoding XTP/dITP diphosphatase, which yields MDLLVATTNPGKFVEVQAFLSHLSLRILSSKDLPDPPAVVEDGDTFEANALKKARTLAQFSGLMTLADDSGIEVDALGGAPGIYSARYCGVEGDDERNNDKLLGELQAVATEQRTARYVCVLALCIPGAGGMKEWLARETCEGRIGFKRVGSQGFGYDPLFFFPPFGKTFGEIDRERKATVSHRGKALKRFAEALPSLRDFALSP from the coding sequence ATCGATCTGCTTGTTGCCACCACCAATCCCGGGAAGTTTGTCGAGGTACAGGCTTTCCTCAGTCATCTGTCGCTGCGAATACTTTCTTCAAAAGATTTGCCCGATCCACCGGCGGTGGTTGAAGACGGCGACACGTTCGAAGCGAACGCGCTCAAGAAGGCGCGCACACTAGCGCAATTTTCCGGATTGATGACTTTGGCTGACGATTCCGGCATTGAAGTCGACGCCTTGGGCGGCGCGCCGGGGATATATTCGGCGCGCTATTGCGGCGTCGAGGGCGATGACGAACGGAACAACGACAAGCTTTTGGGTGAATTACAGGCCGTCGCGACGGAACAGCGTACGGCGCGCTACGTTTGCGTCTTAGCACTTTGCATTCCTGGCGCGGGCGGCATGAAAGAATGGCTCGCCCGCGAAACCTGCGAAGGGCGCATCGGCTTTAAGCGTGTCGGCAGCCAGGGCTTCGGTTACGATCCATTATTTTTCTTTCCACCGTTCGGAAAAACCTTCGGCGAGATCGATCGAGAGCGCAAAGCGACCGTGAGCCATCGCGGCAAGGCGCTGAAAAGATTCGCCGAGGCGTTGCCGTCGCTGCGCGATTTCGCTCTGTCACCTTGA